In Amycolatopsis coloradensis, one genomic interval encodes:
- a CDS encoding nucleoside deaminase: MTEEDEKFLRRAIELAAKSRKDGDPPFGSLLVGADGTVLAEDHNTTVSQSDISLHPELKLAVWAARELEPAVAAKTTMYTSCQPCGMCQGAIERSGLGRVVFALSGEQVTALKPPVTAPPVRLEGPALYDEARVPVEGYYT; encoded by the coding sequence ATGACCGAAGAAGACGAGAAGTTCCTCCGCCGCGCCATCGAGCTGGCCGCGAAATCCCGCAAGGACGGCGACCCGCCCTTCGGCTCGCTGCTCGTCGGCGCCGACGGCACGGTGCTGGCCGAAGACCACAACACCACGGTGTCGCAATCAGACATCAGCCTGCACCCGGAACTGAAACTCGCCGTGTGGGCCGCCCGCGAACTCGAACCCGCCGTCGCCGCGAAGACCACCATGTACACCAGCTGCCAGCCATGCGGGATGTGCCAGGGCGCCATCGAACGCTCCGGCCTGGGCAGGGTCGTGTTCGCCCTCTCCGGCGAACAGGTCACCGCGCTCAAGCCGCCCGTCACCGCACCGCCTGTTCGGCTGGAGGGACCTGCGCTGTACGACGAGGCCCGCGTCCCCGTCGAGGGCTACTACACCTGA
- a CDS encoding epoxide hydrolase has product MTNEVRAFESRATEADLEELRARLAAARLPEAETVSRWEQGVPLSDLVDVVDYWRTEYDWRSFEERLDRIGQFRTTIDGLGIHFLHRRSARADATPLILTHGWPGSVAEFVDVIEELSDPKDAAAPAFHVVAPSLPGFGYSDRPATTGWGTEKIASAWVELMGRLGYGEFVAHGGDWGGNITTVLGGRFPAHVLGIHTTFAQGPPGLSMDGLTAAEREWTEQTRDFWGRRAAYAKQQATRPQTIGYSLVDSPVGLLAWILDKFAEWSDTEDSPFETISRDRVLDNVTLYWLTRTGASAARIYYESHDSLDPGLRVDVPSAITMYPRDIEKCPRPLAQERYRRIVRWRSPESGGHFPSLEVPGYFVKDLREGLAAVLAAGGR; this is encoded by the coding sequence ATGACCAATGAGGTGCGAGCATTCGAAAGCCGGGCGACGGAGGCCGACCTCGAGGAGCTGCGGGCGCGATTGGCCGCGGCGCGGCTGCCCGAGGCCGAGACGGTCTCCAGATGGGAACAGGGCGTTCCTTTATCCGACCTCGTCGACGTCGTGGACTACTGGCGCACGGAGTACGACTGGCGGTCGTTCGAAGAGCGCCTCGACCGGATCGGGCAGTTCCGCACGACCATCGACGGCCTGGGGATCCACTTCCTGCATCGCCGATCCGCGCGTGCGGATGCCACTCCCCTGATCTTGACCCACGGCTGGCCGGGCAGCGTCGCCGAGTTCGTCGACGTGATCGAAGAGCTCTCGGATCCGAAGGACGCGGCCGCGCCGGCGTTCCACGTCGTGGCCCCGTCGTTGCCGGGCTTCGGGTACAGCGACAGGCCTGCCACCACCGGATGGGGCACCGAAAAGATCGCGTCCGCGTGGGTGGAGCTGATGGGAAGGCTCGGCTACGGCGAGTTCGTGGCCCACGGCGGCGACTGGGGAGGCAATATCACCACGGTGCTCGGCGGCAGGTTCCCGGCGCACGTACTCGGCATCCACACGACGTTCGCGCAGGGGCCGCCCGGGTTGTCCATGGACGGGCTGACGGCGGCCGAGCGCGAGTGGACCGAGCAGACCCGTGATTTCTGGGGCCGTCGCGCGGCGTACGCGAAACAGCAGGCGACCCGGCCGCAGACCATCGGTTACTCCCTCGTCGACTCACCGGTCGGGCTGCTCGCCTGGATCCTCGACAAGTTCGCCGAGTGGTCGGACACCGAAGACAGTCCGTTCGAGACGATCTCCAGAGACCGCGTTCTCGACAACGTGACCCTGTACTGGCTGACACGGACCGGCGCGTCGGCGGCCCGCATCTACTACGAGAGCCACGATTCCCTGGACCCCGGACTCCGGGTCGACGTCCCGTCGGCGATCACCATGTATCCCCGCGACATCGAGAAATGCCCACGTCCTTTGGCGCAGGAGCGGTACCGGCGGATCGTTCGCTGGAGGTCTCCCGAATCCGGGGGTCACTTCCCGTCGCTGGAGGTTCCCGGATATTTCGTCAAGGACCTGAGGGAAGGCCTAGCGGCGGTACTGGCCGCAGGGGGTCGTTGA
- a CDS encoding tyrosine-type recombinase/integrase, which translates to MTTLWLETDKTDHTRRAYYADLSAWLGWCARTGRDPLMARRADVDAWKNTLTVTGKDGLPRPAADSTVARTLAGISSWYRYLQSNDIADRNPISAVNRPKTGKTPPLPALGGESTAKLLNHMEKRARANDTEPSWRDAAVVAILCYTGLRVSGLTTATVQDLDTDSGHTILRYTAKGGHRDFVPLAPAAQHPLRRCLELRAARTGVRYDSTKSGGKPLAQRDVWFLLRAQARAAGLAEANTISPHTARRTTGTLLLANDVPVQKVQDLLGHADIRTTRDRYDAHRHKLETSPVHALADARHRQS; encoded by the coding sequence ATCACCACGCTTTGGCTCGAGACCGACAAGACCGATCACACCCGCCGCGCCTACTACGCCGACCTCTCCGCCTGGCTCGGCTGGTGTGCCCGCACCGGGCGCGACCCGCTCATGGCGCGCCGCGCCGACGTCGACGCCTGGAAGAACACCCTCACCGTCACCGGCAAGGACGGCCTGCCCCGGCCCGCCGCGGACTCCACCGTCGCGCGTACCCTCGCCGGCATCTCCAGCTGGTACCGATACCTGCAGTCCAACGACATCGCCGACCGCAACCCGATCTCCGCGGTCAACCGACCCAAGACCGGCAAGACCCCGCCACTGCCCGCGCTCGGCGGCGAGTCGACGGCGAAACTGCTGAACCACATGGAGAAGCGCGCCCGCGCGAACGACACGGAACCGTCCTGGCGCGACGCCGCCGTCGTCGCGATCCTGTGCTACACCGGCTTGCGCGTCTCCGGCCTCACCACCGCCACCGTGCAGGACCTCGACACCGACTCCGGGCACACGATCCTGCGCTACACCGCCAAAGGCGGCCACCGCGACTTCGTCCCGCTCGCCCCCGCCGCCCAGCACCCGCTGCGCCGCTGCCTCGAACTGCGCGCCGCGCGTACCGGCGTCCGCTACGACAGCACCAAATCCGGCGGGAAACCACTGGCGCAACGGGATGTCTGGTTCCTTCTGCGGGCACAGGCCCGCGCCGCCGGACTCGCCGAAGCGAACACCATCTCCCCGCACACCGCGCGGCGCACCACGGGAACCCTGCTGCTGGCCAATGACGTTCCGGTCCAGAAGGTCCAGGACCTGTTGGGACACGCCGACATCCGCACCACTCGCGACCGCTACGACGCGCATCGCCACAAGCTGGAGACCTCTCCCGTGCACGCGCTCGCCGACGCACGGCACCGTCAGAGCTGA
- a CDS encoding TetR/AcrR family transcriptional regulator: MAPEKSRRERPAKPALTRDGIVAAAVAILREEGLRKVTMRRLAQELDTGAASLYVYVRNTAELHAAILDELLGTIPSPPDDGDWRDRLERLLTGYTATLLEYPGLALSALVARPSGENYLALCENLLALLAEGDVAPERRAWGIDILLQHATATAAEHADEESPEEWDALARAVRDADETTHPQIAAHAADLLTGAPEQRMSWGLRVLITGITHTGLPAERNQA, translated from the coding sequence ATGGCACCCGAGAAGAGCCGCCGGGAACGACCGGCCAAACCCGCGCTGACCCGTGACGGCATCGTCGCCGCGGCGGTCGCGATCCTGCGCGAGGAGGGCCTCCGGAAGGTCACGATGCGCCGTCTGGCGCAGGAACTCGACACCGGCGCGGCCTCGCTCTACGTCTACGTCCGCAACACCGCCGAGCTGCACGCCGCAATCCTGGACGAACTCCTCGGCACGATCCCCTCGCCGCCGGACGACGGTGACTGGCGTGATCGGCTCGAACGGCTGCTCACGGGTTACACCGCGACGCTGCTCGAATACCCGGGGCTTGCCCTGTCCGCGCTGGTGGCCCGCCCGAGCGGCGAGAACTATCTCGCGCTGTGCGAAAACCTGCTCGCCCTCCTCGCCGAGGGCGACGTGGCGCCCGAACGGCGCGCGTGGGGGATCGACATCCTCCTTCAGCACGCGACGGCGACCGCGGCCGAGCATGCCGACGAGGAGTCACCGGAGGAGTGGGACGCGCTGGCCCGCGCCGTGCGGGACGCCGACGAGACGACCCACCCCCAGATCGCCGCCCACGCGGCCGACCTGCTCACCGGAGCACCCGAGCAGCGGATGTCGTGGGGACTGCGGGTGCTGATCACCGGAATCACCCATACCGGCCTCCCCGCCGAAAGGAACCAGGCATGA
- a CDS encoding CGNR zinc finger domain-containing protein, producing MPAGFPDFRLGSVLATSFTATLTERHGDAVERIPTPPRLVDWLAVNGLDVGSCTTAQLDLARELREAIHAAATATALQDTLPAPAVRVINECSARGRAAAVLTPEGERRWRVPGVEDALSVIAADAISIIAGERDGRFALCASPTCQAAFFDTSQSRTRRWCDMNTCGNRQKKARFNANHRKNPGSAR from the coding sequence ATGCCTGCTGGGTTTCCCGACTTCCGCCTCGGTAGCGTGCTGGCGACCAGCTTCACGGCGACTCTGACCGAGCGTCATGGCGACGCCGTCGAGCGCATACCCACACCGCCGCGGCTCGTGGACTGGCTGGCCGTGAACGGCCTCGACGTGGGCTCCTGCACCACCGCCCAGCTCGACCTCGCCCGTGAGCTGAGGGAAGCGATTCACGCCGCCGCGACCGCGACCGCGCTCCAGGACACGCTCCCCGCGCCTGCCGTCCGGGTCATCAACGAGTGCAGCGCCCGCGGCCGGGCCGCGGCCGTCCTGACACCCGAGGGTGAGCGGCGATGGCGGGTTCCCGGCGTGGAAGACGCCCTGAGTGTGATCGCCGCCGACGCGATCAGCATCATCGCGGGCGAACGCGACGGACGATTCGCCTTGTGCGCGTCACCGACCTGCCAGGCCGCCTTCTTCGACACCAGTCAAAGCCGCACCCGCCGATGGTGCGACATGAACACGTGCGGGAATCGCCAGAAGAAAGCGCGGTTCAACGCCAACCACCGCAAGAACCCCGGATCGGCCCGGTGA
- a CDS encoding dienelactone hydrolase family protein, which yields MPATTLSIPTADGQSDAFAAFPCDGGTHPGVLLYPDAFGPRPVLWDMARELAGHGYYVLVPNVFHRHRPAPVFDLPEHITTQNRPALFSQIMPLIEAHTTERALSDAAAYLDFLASRREVRGGPVATIGYCMGAVLAMRTATAHPDRVAAVAGFHPGALVTDRPDSPHRQIPGLTAKVHLGLAENDMTPEAIIEISQAFDAAGVGYSCEIYPGTVHGFTMSDTEAFDETGSRRHWERLVALLGSTLG from the coding sequence ATTCCCGCCACCACGCTGAGCATTCCCACCGCGGACGGCCAGTCCGACGCCTTCGCCGCCTTCCCCTGCGACGGCGGAACGCATCCGGGTGTCCTCCTGTACCCGGACGCGTTCGGGCCACGCCCCGTCCTGTGGGACATGGCCCGCGAACTGGCCGGACACGGCTACTACGTACTCGTCCCGAACGTCTTCCACCGGCACCGCCCCGCACCTGTGTTCGACCTGCCCGAGCACATCACCACCCAAAACCGTCCCGCGCTCTTCAGCCAGATCATGCCGCTCATCGAAGCGCACACCACCGAACGCGCACTGAGCGACGCCGCCGCGTACCTCGACTTCCTCGCCTCCCGGCGCGAGGTCCGCGGCGGACCGGTCGCCACGATCGGCTACTGCATGGGCGCCGTCCTCGCGATGCGCACCGCGACGGCCCACCCCGATCGCGTCGCCGCCGTCGCCGGGTTCCATCCCGGTGCCCTGGTCACCGACCGGCCCGACAGCCCGCACCGGCAGATCCCGGGCCTCACCGCGAAAGTCCACCTCGGACTCGCCGAGAACGACATGACACCCGAGGCGATCATCGAGATCAGCCAGGCGTTCGACGCCGCCGGCGTCGGCTACAGCTGTGAGATCTACCCCGGCACCGTCCACGGCTTCACCATGTCCGACACCGAAGCCTTCGACGAGACCGGATCGCGGCGCCACTGGGAACGACTGGTCGCCCTCCTCGGCAGCACGCTGGGATGA
- a CDS encoding Lrp/AsnC family transcriptional regulator, translating into MAETLDATDWAILVELQKDGRLPLTELGKRVSLSASATTERVKRLESAGVITGYRAEVDLEKAGYVVLAVVRLKYPGSKHAPLHKLLAERTEILECLRTTGDDCYSLKIAAPSMGRLEEIVNELALFGSTNTNIVYNQTLPYRGPQGP; encoded by the coding sequence ATGGCCGAGACTCTCGACGCGACGGACTGGGCGATCCTGGTCGAGCTCCAGAAGGACGGGCGCCTGCCGCTCACCGAGCTGGGGAAGCGGGTCAGCTTGAGCGCGTCGGCGACGACGGAACGGGTCAAGCGGCTGGAGTCGGCCGGGGTGATCACCGGCTATCGCGCCGAGGTCGATCTGGAGAAGGCCGGGTACGTGGTGCTCGCGGTGGTGCGGTTGAAGTACCCGGGCAGCAAGCACGCACCCTTGCACAAGCTCCTGGCCGAGCGGACCGAAATCCTCGAATGCCTCCGCACGACCGGTGACGACTGCTATTCGCTGAAGATCGCGGCCCCGTCGATGGGGCGGCTGGAGGAGATCGTCAACGAGCTCGCGCTCTTCGGCAGCACGAACACCAACATCGTCTACAACCAGACGTTGCCGTACCGGGGGCCGCAGGGCCCGTGA
- a CDS encoding LLM class flavin-dependent oxidoreductase, with translation MRIGVNVPNFGPGTDPGILRGWATTVEGLGYDLLMVSDHVVITPDVAEQYPAPFYEPFTTLSWLAGVTDRIRLGTTVLIVPYRHPLLIARMAANLNQLSGGRLVLGVASGWARQEFAALDVPFEHRGRLTDGHLDAVRKAWADDADYRAGDIPIWVGGNSDAGIRRAVRVGDAWHPLRATLPWLTEALTRVKTIADAHDRPVPAFAPRILLNVTEHPVIGPDRPAGEGTIEQIVDDLDRLQHLGAETVVLDPFSGDPDETLRPEAAWQALATVAAHWELGRYRTEQDRR, from the coding sequence GTGCGAATAGGTGTCAACGTCCCGAATTTCGGACCGGGGACCGACCCCGGGATCCTCCGCGGCTGGGCCACCACGGTCGAAGGCCTCGGCTACGACCTGCTCATGGTGTCCGACCACGTCGTCATCACCCCCGACGTCGCCGAGCAGTACCCGGCGCCGTTCTACGAACCGTTCACGACGCTGTCGTGGCTCGCCGGCGTGACGGACCGGATCCGGCTGGGCACCACCGTGCTCATCGTCCCGTACCGGCATCCACTGCTCATCGCCCGTATGGCCGCGAACCTGAACCAGCTCAGCGGCGGGCGGCTCGTGCTCGGCGTCGCGTCAGGCTGGGCCCGTCAGGAGTTCGCGGCACTCGACGTCCCGTTCGAGCACCGGGGACGGCTGACCGACGGCCACCTCGACGCCGTCCGGAAGGCGTGGGCCGACGACGCCGACTACCGCGCCGGCGACATCCCGATCTGGGTCGGCGGCAACAGCGACGCCGGGATCCGCCGCGCCGTCCGGGTCGGGGACGCCTGGCACCCGCTGCGGGCCACTCTCCCCTGGCTCACCGAAGCGCTCACCAGGGTCAAGACCATCGCCGACGCCCACGATCGGCCGGTCCCCGCGTTCGCCCCGCGGATCCTGCTGAACGTCACCGAACACCCGGTCATCGGACCCGATCGCCCCGCCGGGGAAGGCACGATCGAGCAGATCGTCGACGACCTCGACCGCCTCCAGCACCTCGGCGCCGAGACGGTCGTACTCGACCCGTTCTCCGGCGACCCCGACGAGACTCTCCGCCCGGAAGCCGCCTGGCAGGCACTGGCGACCGTGGCCGCACACTGGGAACTGGGCCGCTACCGAACCGAACAGGACCGACGATGA
- a CDS encoding NAD(P)/FAD-dependent oxidoreductase, whose protein sequence is MTTHHPIAIIGAGLGGLTLARVLRVNGIEAAVFDLDASPSARTQGGMLDIHVDSGQAALRAAGLHDEFRAIVHPGGEALRILDRHAVVHHEEADEGDGGRPEVARGDLRDLLLGSLPDGTVRWGAKVTGAHPLGGGRHEVVLADGMKFTTDLLIGADGAWSKVRPLVSAAAPAYEGLSFVEVHLNDAETRHPASAALVGGGMFFALGAGKGFLAHHDTAGSLHVYVALKTAENWISTVDFSDTAAAKAAVLAHFDGWDAGLQALITDGDGELIPRPIHALPVGHRWDRVPGVTLLGDAAHLMSPFAGEGANLAMLDGAELGLALAANPGDAEAALDTYEAALFPRSEASAAESAASLVLCFAEDSPKPLLDQFASYR, encoded by the coding sequence ATGACCACACACCACCCCATCGCGATCATCGGCGCCGGTCTCGGCGGGCTCACCCTGGCCCGGGTCCTGCGCGTCAACGGCATCGAGGCAGCGGTCTTCGACCTGGACGCCTCGCCGTCCGCGCGCACGCAGGGCGGAATGCTCGACATCCACGTCGACTCCGGGCAGGCCGCACTGCGGGCCGCGGGCCTCCACGACGAATTCCGGGCGATCGTGCATCCCGGCGGCGAAGCCCTGCGCATCCTCGACCGGCACGCGGTCGTGCATCACGAGGAGGCCGACGAAGGTGACGGCGGACGCCCGGAAGTGGCCAGGGGCGATCTGCGTGATCTGCTGCTCGGCTCCCTGCCCGACGGCACCGTGCGCTGGGGCGCCAAGGTCACCGGCGCCCACCCGCTCGGCGGCGGCAGGCACGAAGTCGTCCTGGCCGACGGCATGAAGTTCACCACGGACCTGCTCATCGGTGCCGACGGCGCGTGGTCCAAAGTCCGGCCTCTGGTGTCCGCCGCCGCGCCGGCCTACGAGGGCCTCTCCTTCGTCGAAGTGCACCTGAACGACGCCGAAACCCGCCATCCCGCGAGCGCGGCCCTCGTCGGCGGCGGCATGTTCTTCGCGCTCGGTGCGGGCAAAGGGTTTCTGGCGCATCACGACACCGCCGGCAGCCTCCACGTCTACGTCGCGCTGAAGACCGCCGAAAACTGGATCTCCACCGTCGACTTCAGTGACACCGCCGCCGCGAAGGCGGCCGTCCTTGCCCACTTCGACGGGTGGGACGCGGGACTACAGGCGCTGATCACCGACGGCGACGGCGAGCTGATCCCGCGGCCGATCCACGCGCTGCCGGTCGGCCACCGCTGGGACCGGGTCCCCGGTGTCACCCTGCTCGGGGACGCCGCTCACCTGATGTCACCGTTCGCCGGAGAGGGCGCCAACCTCGCGATGCTCGACGGCGCGGAACTCGGCCTCGCGCTCGCCGCGAATCCCGGCGACGCCGAAGCCGCCCTCGACACGTACGAGGCGGCACTGTTCCCGCGCAGTGAGGCGTCGGCGGCCGAGTCCGCCGCGAGTCTCGTTCTCTGCTTCGCCGAAGACTCCCCGAAGCCTTTGCTGGACCAGTTCGCGTCCTACCGCTGA
- a CDS encoding CGNR zinc finger domain-containing protein has protein sequence MDDTAALPPAPGAEQYVALALANTTIALPGGQFTDLLGTPAAATKWLAERGLAPVDAGLQEMCAGLVRSLREQVRVLLASRSCSDPAPQSALNAVNEALSKAPTAELLRWDPARGLYRTASHPITQIVEHALATLAANAADLLTGPDAERIAACGSPPCTRFFLRNGRRQWCSVRCGDRARAARAYARRSQPAGQR, from the coding sequence GTGGACGACACCGCTGCCCTTCCCCCGGCCCCGGGCGCCGAGCAGTACGTCGCGCTGGCGCTCGCCAACACCACGATCGCGTTGCCCGGCGGCCAGTTCACCGATCTGCTCGGCACTCCGGCCGCCGCGACGAAGTGGCTCGCCGAACGGGGGCTCGCCCCGGTCGACGCCGGTCTGCAGGAGATGTGCGCGGGACTGGTCCGGTCGTTGCGCGAGCAGGTGCGGGTGCTGCTCGCGTCGAGGTCGTGCTCGGATCCGGCGCCGCAGAGCGCTCTCAACGCCGTCAACGAAGCGCTGAGCAAGGCGCCCACCGCGGAACTCCTGCGCTGGGACCCGGCCCGCGGGCTGTACCGCACCGCGTCGCATCCGATCACCCAGATCGTCGAGCACGCGTTGGCGACGCTCGCCGCCAACGCCGCGGACTTGCTGACCGGGCCGGACGCGGAGCGGATCGCCGCCTGCGGGTCGCCGCCGTGCACGCGGTTCTTCCTGCGCAACGGGCGGCGCCAGTGGTGTTCCGTGCGTTGCGGTGACCGGGCTCGTGCCGCCCGCGCCTATGCCAGGCGCTCGCAGCCGGCCGGTCAGCGGTAG
- a CDS encoding MBL fold metallo-hydrolase has protein sequence MHQLGEQLSVQVTGGPTALIDYGGLRFLTDPTFDEPGHYGRPDGKPGLTKTAPASVTPADLGRIDAVLLSHDEHPDNLDHSGRKLLTDVPLTLTTPSGAGRLGGTAKGLENWETVELDRPGGGVVTVTASPALHGPEGSEKVTGDVVGFVLTGQGLPTVYVSGDNASLDVVRQVADRFGPVDTAVLFAGAPRLKPVFDGALLVLDSALAAEATRILGARTVVPVHIDSWGHFTEGRDDLVAAFTEAGLADRLRLG, from the coding sequence ATGCACCAGCTCGGCGAACAGCTCTCAGTCCAGGTCACCGGCGGCCCGACCGCCCTGATCGACTACGGCGGCCTGCGGTTCCTGACCGACCCGACCTTCGATGAGCCCGGCCACTACGGGCGTCCCGACGGGAAACCCGGCCTCACCAAGACCGCGCCGGCATCGGTGACCCCCGCGGACCTCGGCCGCATCGACGCAGTCCTGCTCTCCCACGACGAGCACCCCGACAACCTCGACCACTCCGGGCGGAAGCTACTGACGGACGTCCCCTTGACGCTCACCACGCCCAGCGGCGCGGGCAGGCTGGGCGGCACCGCGAAAGGGCTGGAGAACTGGGAGACGGTCGAGCTCGACCGGCCCGGCGGGGGAGTCGTGACCGTGACCGCCTCGCCCGCGCTCCACGGGCCGGAAGGCTCGGAGAAGGTCACCGGCGACGTCGTCGGTTTCGTACTCACCGGCCAGGGCCTGCCGACGGTCTACGTCAGCGGCGACAACGCCTCACTCGACGTCGTCCGGCAGGTCGCCGACCGGTTCGGCCCAGTCGACACCGCCGTGCTCTTCGCCGGGGCTCCGCGGCTGAAGCCGGTCTTCGACGGCGCCCTGCTCGTTCTCGACAGCGCGCTGGCCGCGGAGGCGACCCGGATTCTCGGCGCCCGCACGGTCGTCCCCGTGCACATCGACAGCTGGGGCCACTTCACCGAAGGCCGCGACGACCTGGTCGCCGCGTTCACCGAGGCCGGGCTGGCCGATCGGCTGCGACTGGGCTGA
- the rox gene encoding rifampin monooxygenase: MIDVIIAGGGPTGMMLGAELRLHGVRVVVVEKDLEQTKVVRSMGLHARSIEVMDQRGLLERFLENGTKYPVGGSFAGIVKPAPPLDSAHAYILGIPQTVTDRLLTEHAAEAGVEIRRGRELAGLSQDEDGVDVELADGTKLRSRYLVGCDGGRSTVRKLLGIGFPGEPATAETLLGEMELTEDWETVLAVMTEVRKTQLRFGLSPLGAGVYRVGVPAEGLAEDPRIPPTLDEVKRQLKAVAGSDFGVHSPRWLSRFGDATRLAERYRAGRVFLAGDAAHIHPPVGGQGLNLGVQDAFNLGWKLAAAVNGWAPDDLLDTYHTERHPVAAAVLDNTRAQMQLMSLDPGSQAVRRLLAELMDFEDVSRFLTEKITATAIRYDFGEGHELLGHRMRDLELGQGHLYGLTRGGRGLLLDQTGALSVRDWSDRVDHVVDGSEELDVPAVLLRPDGHVAWAGEDRHELVGALRRWFGEGEVL, translated from the coding sequence TTGATCGACGTGATCATCGCCGGCGGCGGACCGACCGGCATGATGCTGGGCGCCGAACTGCGGCTGCACGGCGTCCGCGTGGTCGTCGTGGAGAAGGACCTGGAGCAGACCAAGGTCGTCCGCTCCATGGGCCTGCACGCGCGCAGCATCGAGGTGATGGACCAGCGTGGTCTGCTGGAGCGATTCCTCGAGAACGGAACGAAGTACCCGGTCGGCGGCTCGTTCGCCGGGATCGTCAAACCGGCGCCGCCACTGGACAGCGCGCACGCCTACATCCTTGGCATCCCGCAGACCGTCACCGACCGGCTGCTGACCGAGCACGCCGCCGAAGCGGGCGTCGAGATCCGCCGTGGCCGCGAACTGGCCGGCCTGAGCCAGGACGAGGACGGGGTGGACGTCGAACTGGCCGACGGCACGAAGTTGCGCTCGCGGTACCTCGTCGGCTGCGACGGCGGGCGCAGCACGGTGCGCAAGCTCCTCGGGATCGGTTTCCCCGGGGAACCCGCCACCGCCGAGACCCTGCTGGGCGAGATGGAACTGACCGAGGACTGGGAAACGGTGCTCGCCGTGATGACGGAGGTCCGCAAGACCCAGCTGAGGTTCGGCCTCTCCCCCCTCGGCGCCGGGGTGTACCGGGTCGGCGTGCCCGCCGAGGGCCTGGCCGAGGACCCGCGGATCCCGCCGACCCTCGACGAGGTCAAACGACAGCTCAAAGCCGTCGCCGGCAGCGATTTCGGCGTGCACTCGCCGCGCTGGCTCTCCCGCTTCGGCGACGCCACCCGCCTGGCCGAGCGTTACCGGGCCGGACGCGTGTTCCTGGCCGGCGACGCGGCGCATATCCATCCGCCGGTCGGCGGGCAGGGGCTCAACCTCGGCGTCCAGGACGCCTTCAACCTCGGCTGGAAACTGGCCGCCGCGGTCAACGGCTGGGCGCCGGACGATCTGCTGGACACCTACCACACCGAACGGCATCCGGTGGCCGCCGCGGTGCTGGACAACACCCGCGCGCAGATGCAGCTGATGTCGCTCGACCCGGGGTCCCAGGCGGTCCGGCGGCTGCTGGCGGAGCTGATGGACTTCGAGGACGTGAGCCGGTTCCTGACCGAGAAGATCACCGCGACCGCGATCCGCTACGACTTCGGTGAAGGGCACGAACTTCTCGGCCACCGGATGCGGGACCTGGAACTCGGGCAGGGACATCTCTACGGGCTGACCCGCGGCGGCCGGGGTCTGCTTCTCGACCAGACCGGCGCGCTGTCGGTCCGGGACTGGTCGGACCGGGTCGATCACGTCGTCGACGGCAGCGAGGAACTGGACGTACCGGCCGTGCTGCTGCGGCCGGACGGTCACGTGGCGTGGGCGGGCGAAGACCGGCACGAGCTCGTCGGTGCCTTGCGCCGGTGGTTCGGAGAGGGCGAAGTCCTCTAG
- a CDS encoding VOC family protein — protein MAGRVVHFEIPFEDGERARGFYREVFGWKADTMPGMDYTMVASGPTAETGMPAEPGFINGGMLAKELSPASGPVIVLDVDSIDDTLAVIEKQGGATLVGRTAVGDMGFAAYFKDPEGNTMGLWENAGQS, from the coding sequence ATGGCCGGACGGGTGGTGCACTTCGAGATTCCGTTCGAGGACGGCGAGCGCGCACGCGGCTTCTACCGGGAGGTCTTCGGCTGGAAGGCCGACACGATGCCGGGGATGGACTACACGATGGTCGCCTCGGGGCCGACCGCCGAGACCGGCATGCCCGCGGAGCCGGGGTTCATCAACGGCGGGATGCTGGCCAAGGAACTCAGCCCCGCGTCGGGACCGGTGATCGTGCTCGACGTCGACAGCATCGACGACACGCTCGCGGTCATCGAGAAACAGGGCGGCGCGACCCTCGTCGGCCGGACCGCGGTCGGCGACATGGGTTTCGCCGCCTACTTCAAGGACCCGGAAGGCAACACCATGGGGCTCTGGGAGAACGCGGGCCAAAGCTGA